The following are encoded in a window of Deinococcus sp. YIM 134068 genomic DNA:
- a CDS encoding carbohydrate ABC transporter permease yields the protein MQRDLTPPTAATLRPARRRRPGGRDELAFWTFVGPLVLGLVAFILVPMGWGLLLSFSEARASIDLGRWVGWENYRTLLADPGYLGALKTAVIFAVFIVPTTFFLSLGLAMLVNSTRIGRAFFRSVFFLPTAVSYVVASLIWKLGLFSGVSFGIANKALLALGLDTIAWTSSLPWVWVALISVRLWLQIGFNMLLFIAGLNEIPASLYEAAKMEGAERGWAVFRFITLPMLRNTSVFVLFTTVVAGFQSFDEFYNVLGSVNGGSSAAAALGARPPLWYLYDTAFASQDYGQATAGAFILTALILVVALVQSRIVGLGRATDE from the coding sequence ATGCAACGTGACCTGACTCCACCCACTGCGGCCACCCTCCGGCCCGCCCGCCGGCGACGGCCGGGCGGGCGGGACGAACTGGCGTTCTGGACGTTCGTCGGCCCACTCGTCCTCGGCCTCGTCGCCTTTATCCTCGTCCCGATGGGCTGGGGACTCCTGCTGAGCTTCAGCGAGGCCAGGGCCAGCATCGACCTCGGCCGTTGGGTCGGCTGGGAGAACTACCGCACCCTGCTGGCCGACCCCGGATACCTCGGCGCCCTGAAGACCGCGGTGATCTTCGCGGTGTTCATCGTGCCTACCACGTTCTTCCTGTCGCTCGGCCTCGCCATGCTCGTCAACAGCACCCGCATCGGCCGCGCGTTCTTCCGCAGCGTCTTCTTCCTCCCGACCGCCGTGTCGTACGTCGTCGCGAGCCTGATCTGGAAGCTCGGCCTGTTCAGCGGCGTTTCGTTCGGCATCGCCAACAAGGCCCTGCTGGCCCTGGGCCTCGATACCATCGCCTGGACCAGCAGCCTCCCCTGGGTGTGGGTGGCGCTCATCAGCGTGCGGCTGTGGCTCCAGATCGGCTTCAACATGTTGCTGTTCATCGCGGGCCTCAACGAGATTCCCGCGAGCCTTTATGAGGCGGCCAAGATGGAAGGGGCCGAGCGGGGATGGGCAGTGTTCCGCTTCATCACCCTGCCGATGCTGCGCAACACCAGCGTGTTCGTGCTGTTCACCACGGTCGTCGCCGGATTCCAGTCGTTCGACGAGTTCTACAACGTCCTCGGCAGCGTCAACGGCGGTTCTAGCGCCGCCGCGGCCCTGGGGGCACGCCCGCCCCTGTGGTACCTATACGACACGGCGTTCGCCTCGCAGGACTACGGCCAGGCCACCGCGGGCGCGTTCATCCTCACCGCCCTGATCCTCGTCGTCGCCCTCGTCCAGTCGCGCATTGTCGGGCTCGGCCGCGCCACGGACGAGTGA
- a CDS encoding carbohydrate ABC transporter permease produces the protein MTPSTPRLSGQETVTPRPRRRRPLGLPSLIALGVLSLLFLLPFWLLLRNAFMTDAQIVSQEFSWLPSPWHPENVSELLRDPNVNILLGLRNSTIVSVTQTVVSILIASAAGYGLARIPSAARGFVLGLVLLTMTVPVVTLFIPQYVIVAKLGWINTYQGLIIPGLFSAFNTFMFRQFYLDFPKELEEAGRVDGLGWWGTYWYLALPNSRGMIAALGLLTFISSWNQFLWPLLIGQSAERWTVQVGISSLLTSQTVNLHLVFLASLIAILPLLLMFLLGQRWIVEGVKMSGSKG, from the coding sequence GTGACTCCATCTACCCCACGTCTGAGCGGGCAGGAGACCGTCACCCCCCGACCCCGGCGGCGCCGTCCGCTCGGCCTACCCAGCCTCATCGCCCTGGGCGTGCTCAGCCTCCTGTTCCTGCTGCCATTCTGGCTCCTGCTGCGCAACGCCTTTATGACCGACGCGCAGATTGTCTCTCAAGAGTTCTCCTGGCTGCCTTCGCCCTGGCACCCCGAGAACGTCTCCGAACTGCTGCGCGACCCGAATGTGAATATTCTCCTGGGTCTACGCAACTCCACCATCGTTTCCGTCACGCAGACGGTCGTCAGCATCCTGATCGCGTCCGCCGCCGGGTACGGCCTCGCCCGCATCCCGTCCGCCGCGCGCGGGTTCGTGCTCGGGCTGGTCCTGCTCACCATGACCGTGCCGGTCGTGACGCTGTTCATCCCACAGTACGTCATCGTCGCCAAGCTCGGCTGGATCAACACGTATCAGGGCCTGATCATTCCCGGGCTGTTCAGCGCGTTCAATACCTTCATGTTCCGGCAGTTCTACCTGGACTTCCCAAAGGAGCTGGAGGAAGCGGGCCGCGTCGACGGGCTTGGCTGGTGGGGCACCTACTGGTACCTGGCGCTCCCGAACTCGCGCGGGATGATCGCGGCGCTTGGGCTGCTGACGTTCATCAGCAGTTGGAACCAGTTTCTGTGGCCGCTGCTCATTGGGCAGAGTGCTGAACGTTGGACCGTCCAGGTCGGCATCTCGTCCCTGCTGACGAGTCAGACCGTCAACCTGCACCTGGTGTTCCTCGCCTCGCTCATCGCGATTCTCCCGCTGCTCCTGATGTTCCTGCTGGGTCAGCGCTGGATCGTCGAGGGCGTCAAGATGAGCGGCTCGAAAGGCTGA